In Halorubellus sp. JP-L1, one DNA window encodes the following:
- a CDS encoding archaeosine biosynthesis radical SAM protein RaSEA gives MSEPSPEVYERGRGMDAHNEVMRSIRAEKNETYDPHEPTRVWLDEDNTPGGVYDSLTIILNTGGCRWARAGGCTMCGYVAESVEGGSVAHDALMDQIDACLEHERENLGEPGEDDERAGLIKIYTSGSFLDEREVGAETRQAIAKAFGDRERIVVESLPDFVDAEKVGDFTEHGLDVDVAVGLETATDRVRHDCVNKYFDFEDFEDAAMAAKEAGAGVKAYLLMKPPFLTEPEALEDMKASVRKCASVEGCHTVSMNPCNVQRYTMVDELYFRGGYRPPWLWSVADVLESTADEDVIVVSDPVGHGSDRGPHNCGECDDNVQTAIKDFDLRQDPSVFEQVSCECEATWETVLERETEYNAPLVD, from the coding sequence ATGAGCGAACCGAGTCCCGAGGTCTACGAGCGGGGACGCGGCATGGACGCCCACAACGAGGTGATGCGGTCCATCCGCGCGGAGAAGAACGAGACGTACGACCCCCACGAGCCGACGCGCGTGTGGCTCGACGAGGACAACACGCCAGGTGGCGTCTACGACAGCCTCACCATCATCCTCAACACGGGCGGGTGTCGGTGGGCGCGCGCCGGCGGTTGCACGATGTGCGGGTACGTCGCCGAGTCCGTCGAGGGCGGGAGCGTCGCGCACGACGCGCTCATGGACCAGATCGACGCCTGCCTCGAGCACGAGCGCGAGAACCTCGGCGAGCCCGGCGAGGACGACGAGCGCGCGGGCCTCATCAAGATCTACACGTCGGGGAGCTTCCTCGACGAGCGCGAGGTCGGCGCCGAGACTCGGCAGGCGATCGCGAAGGCGTTCGGGGACCGCGAGCGCATCGTCGTCGAGAGCCTCCCGGACTTCGTGGACGCCGAGAAGGTCGGGGACTTCACCGAGCACGGCCTGGACGTCGACGTCGCCGTCGGATTGGAGACCGCGACCGACCGCGTGCGTCACGACTGCGTGAACAAGTACTTCGACTTCGAGGACTTCGAGGACGCCGCGATGGCCGCGAAGGAGGCGGGTGCGGGCGTGAAGGCGTACCTCCTCATGAAGCCGCCGTTCCTCACGGAACCCGAGGCGCTCGAAGACATGAAGGCGAGCGTCCGCAAGTGCGCGAGCGTCGAGGGCTGTCACACCGTCTCGATGAACCCCTGCAACGTCCAGCGGTACACGATGGTCGACGAACTCTACTTCCGCGGGGGCTATCGGCCGCCGTGGCTCTGGTCGGTCGCAGACGTCCTCGAATCCACCGCCGACGAGGACGTCATCGTCGTCAGCGACCCCGTCGGGCACGGGAGCGACCGCGGCCCGCACAACTGCGGCGAGTGCGACGACAACGTCCAGACCGCGATCAAGGACTTCGACCTCCGCCAGGACCCGTCGGTGTTCGAGCAAGTGTCCTGCGAGTGCGAAGCGACCTGGGAGACGGTCCTCGAACGCGAGACCGAGTACAACGCCCCGCTCGTCGACTGA